A window of candidate division KSB1 bacterium genomic DNA:
TTTATGTGAATGGCAATGCCTGGTCCAGTGCCTATGCCCATCCGACTCTCAGCAATAACTACATTCACCACAACAGCAGCAGCGGCATCACGGTGGGGAACTACGCCAAGCCCCTCATTACCGGAAACCAGATTGCGTACAATAACGCTTACGGCATCGAGGCTACTTCTTCTTATACCGGCGAGGTGTCGTATAATCGCGTCGCCAACAGCAGCTTCCAGGGTTTGCTCTTCTACGCTTCCAGCCATGCGCAAGTACATCGCAATACCGTCGAAGCCAATGGGTCGGGAGGCGTTTATATTTTTTCCAACAGCAATGTCACGGCTTATGGCTCGGGTAACACTAAGGGCCGCAACGAAATTACCGGTAATTCCGGCGTTGGCCTTTATGCGTCGAGCAGCTCGCCGAGTTTCGGGTACGCCTCGAATGGCAATAACTGGATTCAAAGCAACTCCAGTTATGAAGCCCAACAGGTCGGCAGCGGTTACCAAATCCTGGCGGAAAATTGTTATTGGGGTGGCGGCGCGCCGGCGCCCAGTGAAATCTCCGGCAACGTCGATTACACGCCATACACCACAACGCTGCCCAATCCCGTCGGTTGGGGCCAAAACGATGCCTACGATCCGTCGCTGCGAATGTGGCAGGAAGACAGCGTCATCGTCGCTCAACCATTCGCGAATGTCCAATTTGCATTGAGAGAGTCTGCGGTTGCATCGCAAGCTAAAAATGCAAATGAGACCTCGACGAACCGGACGGCAGATTTGCAGGCCGCAATCAATGTTGGACTCGCCACCGGCGATTGGAGCCCAGCCAGTATACTCATAACCGATTTGCATCGCGAGCTGCAGGATGCGCGTATCCCTGCCCTCGATTTTGCGCTGGTCAATACTTACGCGAATGATTCCAAAGTCGCCGCGTTCATTCGCAAAATGCTGGCGCTCTTACTGATGGAAAAAGATCTGGTCGAAAACAAAGTATCGCCGGCGTTGGCAAAATTGGCGGCCTTTCGTCAGAGCAATTCCGCGAACGCCGCGGAGCTTTTGGCCAATGCCGGATTGATTCATCTCCATCGCCAAAACGGCCAAGCCGCGGCGAGCGGCGTTTATTTCTACGAGCTGGCGGCTGGCAACAAAGTTGAGCGAAAAAAGATGACACTGGTGCGATAAAAAATGCAGACAAATTTGTCAACGTAACCAAGGCGGCCATGGCCGCCTTTTTATTTTGTGGCTGCAATGCTCGCGCAAAATTTTCTTTTCCGGTCGAAGATTGGAAAATATTGTTCTTGCGTTTTTGCAGCTTTGTTGTTATACTTATAGAACTTTTAAACAACCCGGATGTTGTGGCCGGCTGCCTAAACTCGTTGCAAAGGATTTTACCTTGACGCGCGCATTTGCCTTCCTGAACAAGAAAAACTTTCCTCAAATCGGCGTGGAATGGGGTGGCGAGCAGTACAATTTTTCACGGGCCTGGGAAATTTTCAAGCAGATCAAGCTCGATCGCAGCGCGCCGGATCTGCCGTTCTTGCAATTGATGGTGGAATTGGATCTCTTTCACGCCGAGACGTTTGACGAAGTTTTTGCGACGTTGAAAGAATACCGGCCGCTCGATGATTTGCGTTTGCAGCAGGAGGTTCGCAAGCAAGCGCCGATCAGCCGGCCGCAAAAAATTTTGTGCATTGGCCGCAATTACCTCGAACACGCGAAAGAACTGGGCAACCAACCTGCCGCCGGCGAGCCGGTTTTTTTTGGCAAGGCGGTATCGTCGATGATCGCGACCGAGGAAGCGGTGCGGATTCCGCGGCAATACGGCCGCATTGATCACGAGGTCGAGCTGGCGCTGGTGATCGGCAAAACCGCCTCGAATATCGCAGCGCCATACGCCGCAGATTTTATTGCCGGCTACACCATTCTCAATGACGTCACGGCGCGCGAGCTGCAAAAGAAAGACGCGGCGGCCGGGCTGCCGTGGTTTCGCGCCAAAAGTTTTGATACCTTTTGTCCGATTGGCCCCTATCTCATCCCCTCTGAGAATGTGCCGAATCCTCAAGCGCTCAATTTGCAATTGACGGTCAACGATCAAGTTCGGCAAAAAGGCTCGACCGCGGACATGATTTTTCCGGTCACCGAGCTGGTCAGTTATCTCTCGCGTTTCTGCACGCTGCAACCGGGCGACATCATCGCCACCGGCACGCCGCCCGGCGTCGGCCCGATTCAACCGGGCGACACGATGGTGGCGAGCATTGAGGGCTTCGGTGAATTGATGAATCCGGTGGTGTGATTTATAAAACGTAATACGCTTCACGCTGTAACCAACTAACTATTCATATTCATTACCGATCTGGAGTAAGTCTGATGAAGGAGCAAGGTGTAAGTGGCAAGTGGCAAATTACCAGCAGCAGTTTTTTGGGTTTAATCTGCCTTTTAGGATTGTTTGCGGCAACCAGCTGGGCGCAAATCAAAATTAAAAACAGACCGCGCGTGGTGCCGGGCCAGCTTATTGTGAAGTACAAGGCCAGTGTGGAGGAAAACGTGATTCAAAACAGCCTGCAAGAAGCCGGTTTGCGCGTCATCAGAAGTTCCGAGGCCCTGGGCGTTTTTCTTTGCGCGACGAATGTGGTTACCGTGCAAGCAGCGATCGACGCGGTGCAAGCCTGCCAGGCTGATCCCAACATCGAATACGTGGAGCCGAATTATTATCTTTACGCCATTGAAACCATGGCGGAGAGAGAACCCTTCGCGCTCAAACAAGGCTCGCCGCGCGTCCCCAACGATCCGCGCTTCGGCGAGCTATGGAATATGCGCAACAGCAACGACGCCGACATTGACGGGCCGGAAGCCTGGGCCACACAAACCGGCAGCAACGACGTGCTGGTGGCGATCATCGACACCGGCATCGATTACAATCACGAAGATTTGCAAGAGCAGATGTGGCGCAATCCCGGTGAATCCGGCAACGGCAAGGAAAATAACGGCGTCGATGACGATAACAACGGCTATCAGGACGACTATCGCGGCTGGAATTTTGTTTTTGACAACAATGATCCTTACGACAACAATGGGCATGGCACGCATTGCGCCGGTGTCGTCGGTGCGGTCGGCAACAACGGCAGGGGCATCGCCGGCGTGAACTGGCGCGTGAAGATGATGGCGATCAAATTTCTCGACCAGAACGGTTCCGGCACCACGCAAGACGCGGCGGAAGCGATCATTTACGCAACGAAAATGGGCGCGAAAGTTCTCAGCAACAGTTGGGGCGGCGGCGAAAACTCGCGCACGCTGCAGGACGCCATCCAATTTGCCAGCGATCGCGGCGTGCTGTTCATTGCCGCCGCCGGCAACGAGTCGTCGAATACCGATCGCGTGGCAAATTATCCCTCGACTTACAATGTCCCGAATGTCGTTGCAGTTGCCAGTTCCGACCGCAATGATGCGCTGTCAAGCTTTTCGAACTACGGCCGGTACACCGTTGATCTCGCCGCTCCAGGCTCCAGTATTCTCAGCGCCCAGCCGCTGAACCGCTATCAATTGCTCAGCGGCACCAGCATGGCGACACCGCACGTGGCCGGCGTGGCGGCGCTGATTTGGGCGCAATACCCGACTCTCACCATGCACCAAGTGCTCGTTCGTCTGCTCGGTTCGACCGATCGCAAAAACGCTTTCATTGGCCGAATGGTCACTGGCGGGCGTTTGAACGCGGCCAATGCTTTTTCCACCAATCCGTTAATTGCGTTCACGACAGATTTGCCTTACACCAATAATACTGTTGGTCCGTACAAAGTGAATACCTCGGCTGTTGATGATGGCGCGATCACGAACGTCAAGTTGGTTTATTCCGTCAATGGCGCAACAAGCGACAGCGTAAATATGACGAGCATCGGCAACGATTCGTATACCGCCGATATTCCCGGCAAGCCGCTGGAGACCGTGATTAATTATCTCGTTATTGCAACGGACAATGACGGCAATCGCACCGCCAGCCCGACGTATACTTTCCGAGTCACCAACGAGCAACCACCCGAAGAAGGATGTTGCGGCGGCAGCGCCGTGGCCTTCGACGGCCTGGATTCTTCGATGCGCTGGGCTTTGGAAATTCCTGCCAACATCGCGTTTTTCCTGCTGCCGCTGGTGTTGTTGCGTCGCCGCCAAAAGTAAGTTGGTTACCCTGGTTGCTCGCTGCTGGTAGCTCGACATTCAGACCAGCAACGAGCAACCGGCAAACAAGAATTGTCCATGAGTCAGGGCCTTACCGACAGCCGGCTCGCGAATGTGGGGGCCAATGCCATTTTTGCAGCGTTCGACGCGTATCAAACACAATTTAACGCCTTGACTCGGCGCGCGCAGACGCGCTTCGAAGATCGTGACTGGCTCGCGATGCAGGCCGATGCCGTTGAGCGGCTCGAGCTTTATAAAAAAGTCATCAACCGCGTTTTACTCGATCTCCACCAGTTACTGGACAAACGCCGCAACGATAAACTGATTTGGGCGAGCATGAAAGCCGTTTACTCGGGCGTGATCGCCAGCCGTGACGATTGGGAGCTTGCCGAAACCTTTTTTAATTCCGTCACCCGCCGAATTTTTGCCACTGTCGGCGTTGATCCGCAGATTGAGTTCGTCGACAGCGACTTTGCCACGCCGCCCACGCCGGCGAAACAGCCGGTTTATCGCGTCTACGAACGTGCGGTTTCGACCTCGATTTTGCTCGAAACCATCCTCGGCAGTTACGGCTTCAAAACCGCGTATGAAAATTTATCGCGCGACGTGCAATTGGCGGCCTCGGCGGTTGAAATTCATCTCCGCGACCTTGGCACGCTGCGATTCGTCGACCGGGTCGAAATGATCAAGGCAGTGTTTTATCGCGGCCAGGGCGCGTACCTGGTCGGCCGCATGTTCAGCGGCGCGCATTGCATTCCCCTCGTGCTGGCCTTGTTGAATACGCCGCAGGGCCTCGTCGTGGATGCGGTGTTGTTGAACGAGAATGATGTCAGTATTTTATTCAGCTTCACGCGCTCCTATTTTCACGTCGAAGTCGAGCGGCCGTATGATTTGGTGAGT
This region includes:
- a CDS encoding fumarylacetoacetate hydrolase family protein encodes the protein MTRAFAFLNKKNFPQIGVEWGGEQYNFSRAWEIFKQIKLDRSAPDLPFLQLMVELDLFHAETFDEVFATLKEYRPLDDLRLQQEVRKQAPISRPQKILCIGRNYLEHAKELGNQPAAGEPVFFGKAVSSMIATEEAVRIPRQYGRIDHEVELALVIGKTASNIAAPYAADFIAGYTILNDVTARELQKKDAAAGLPWFRAKSFDTFCPIGPYLIPSENVPNPQALNLQLTVNDQVRQKGSTADMIFPVTELVSYLSRFCTLQPGDIIATGTPPGVGPIQPGDTMVASIEGFGELMNPVV
- a CDS encoding S8 family serine peptidase, which gives rise to MKEQGVSGKWQITSSSFLGLICLLGLFAATSWAQIKIKNRPRVVPGQLIVKYKASVEENVIQNSLQEAGLRVIRSSEALGVFLCATNVVTVQAAIDAVQACQADPNIEYVEPNYYLYAIETMAEREPFALKQGSPRVPNDPRFGELWNMRNSNDADIDGPEAWATQTGSNDVLVAIIDTGIDYNHEDLQEQMWRNPGESGNGKENNGVDDDNNGYQDDYRGWNFVFDNNDPYDNNGHGTHCAGVVGAVGNNGRGIAGVNWRVKMMAIKFLDQNGSGTTQDAAEAIIYATKMGAKVLSNSWGGGENSRTLQDAIQFASDRGVLFIAAAGNESSNTDRVANYPSTYNVPNVVAVASSDRNDALSSFSNYGRYTVDLAAPGSSILSAQPLNRYQLLSGTSMATPHVAGVAALIWAQYPTLTMHQVLVRLLGSTDRKNAFIGRMVTGGRLNAANAFSTNPLIAFTTDLPYTNNTVGPYKVNTSAVDDGAITNVKLVYSVNGATSDSVNMTSIGNDSYTADIPGKPLETVINYLVIATDNDGNRTASPTYTFRVTNEQPPEEGCCGGSAVAFDGLDSSMRWALEIPANIAFFLLPLVLLRRRQK
- a CDS encoding right-handed parallel beta-helix repeat-containing protein, coding for MDKCRISNNSSKGIYVNGNAWSSAYAHPTLSNNYIHHNSSSGITVGNYAKPLITGNQIAYNNAYGIEATSSYTGEVSYNRVANSSFQGLLFYASSHAQVHRNTVEANGSGGVYIFSNSNVTAYGSGNTKGRNEITGNSGVGLYASSSSPSFGYASNGNNWIQSNSSYEAQQVGSGYQILAENCYWGGGAPAPSEISGNVDYTPYTTTLPNPVGWGQNDAYDPSLRMWQEDSVIVAQPFANVQFALRESAVASQAKNANETSTNRTADLQAAINVGLATGDWSPASILITDLHRELQDARIPALDFALVNTYANDSKVAAFIRKMLALLLMEKDLVENKVSPALAKLAAFRQSNSANAAELLANAGLIHLHRQNGQAAASGVYFYELAAGNKVERKKMTLVR